The genomic segment TCGCCCCGAGTCTCGTGATGATCTCTTTCCGTTCGGCGGTCATGTTCTCGGGCATGACGATCGTCACCTCGTGACCACGCGCGCGCCCGAAGTACGAGAGCGCAATCCCGGTATTTCCGCTCGATGCCTCGACGATACGATCCCCTTCGCGGAGCAGCCCCCGCTTCGTGCTCTCGTCGAGGATGTAGGTCGCGATGCGGTCTTTGATGCTCCCGCAAGGATTCGTACATTCGAGCTTGGTGTAAACACCATCGATCGATAGCATCGGCGTGTTGCCGACCTTCACCATGGTGCGCCTCCTGCCCCAGACTGCGCGTAATGGCGCGAAAATCGAGTTAAAGCTCGCGCCGCTAGCGGCGTCATGAGAACGTTGCAAAAGCCGCGCCGTAATCAGCCCGAGCCGTGGCGATTGCGGGTCCCGCCACGGCATTGAGTACTGGCCGCGCCCCGCGTCGGAAGCGCGCTTTATTTGCGACGGGTGCGGCGCGGTGGTTCCGGCTGGCGCTCCTCGATTGCTTCCTCGACGGGACGCCAATCCTCGGGTGGGTCTTTACCGCGCATCTCGAAGAGAAACCGTGACGGCATCGTCTGAGCACGTTTACCGTATCTTGCGCGTTCCGAGACGTAGCTGAGCGTCAAGGAGCGCATGGCGCGCGTGATCCCGACGTAGGCCAAACGACGCTCCTCTTCGATGCCCCCGTCCGCGACCGAGCGCGCATGCGGCAAGAGACCCTCCTCTAGCCCCACGAGAAACACCCGAGGGAACTCGAGGCCTTTGGCCGAGTGGAGCGTCATCAACGTGACGGCGTCGCCGCCGTCCTGCCTGTCGGTGCTCGCGTCGTCGGCACTCGAGAGGGCGAGCTCCTCGAGAAATCCCGCGAGGCTCGGTGTCTTCGACCGGCGGATGTGATTCTCGGCGAAGTTCAAGACTTCTTCGACCGCGGCCCAACGGGCCTCTCGCGTCATGGGGTCCGGGTAGACCCGACGGATCTCGCTCCGGTAGTCGAGTGCTTCCAGAAGCTCGGAGATTCCGGCGACGAGATCCGCGCCGTCCCGGGCGAGAGCCGACCCGCTGAGAGCTCGCGACAACTTGCGATAACCGTCGAGAGCCTGCGGGCTCAAACCGTCGACCTTGCCGCTTTCGAGCATCGCGGCGACCGGCAATCCGGCTTCGGTTGCCGCGGCGAGCGCGCGCTCGACTGCTGTCTTGCCGACGCCGCGGGGCGGGGTATTGATGATTCTGAGAAGCGCGGTCTCGTCGTGAGGGTTCACCACCAGCTTCAGAAATGCCAGGATGTCGCGCACCTCTTTGCGGTCGAAAAACGACATGCCTCCCACGAGAACGTAAGGCACGCCGGCCGAACGCATCTCGGCTTCGAAGGCGCGCGGCTGGGTCTGAGTCCGAAAGAGCACGGCAAAGTCCGAAAGCTTCGCCTCTCGTAGCCGGACGCTCGTCACGATCTCCTCGACGACGAACCGCGCCTCGGTCATCTCGTCTCGAAGCCGCGTCAGGCGTACCGGAGGCCCGTCTCCGATAGCCGATTGGAGCGCTTTGTCGTGGCGCGACGCGTTATTCCGGATGACGGCGTTCGCCGCATCGAGGATGGGTCTCGTGGAGCGGTAGTTGAGCTCGAGGCGCACGATCTTGGCGCCTTTGAAGTCGCGATGAAAGCCGAGGATCTTCTGGATGTCCGCCCCGCGCCAGCCGTAAATGGACTGATCGTCGTCACCGACGACGCACAGATTCCTGTGGCCCGAGCAGATCTCCCGGACGATCTCGTACTGTGGGTGATTGGTGTCCTGGTACTCGTCGACGAGGACGTACCGGTACTGCTTGCGAAACGACGCGCGCACTCTCTTGTCGGACCGCAGGAGATGGAGCGTCCGGACGAGGAGGTCGTCGAAGTCCACCGTCCGCGAGCGCGCGAGTTGCTCTTGGTAGCGAGTCCAGACCGCGGCCACGAGCTCATCCCTGTCGCTCGTCGCCGACGCACGAAACGATTCCGGTGACTCGAGCCGGTTCTTCGCGTAGGAGATGCGGGACAGAACCGCCGACGGATGCATCGACGTCTCCGAGTATCGGAGCTCCCGCATCGCGGACTTGATCCCGTTCAACTGGTCGGAGGCATCCGCGATCGTGAAAGTGCGCGGCAGCCCGACGGATTCACCGTGCGCCTTGAGTGCACGTAGACAGAACGCGTGGAACGTCCCGACGGTGAGCCGGCGTGCGCTCTCACCCACGAGAGCCCGGACGCGCTCTTTCATCTCTGCGGCGGCCTTGTTCGTGAACGTCATCGCGAGCACGTTCTCGGGGGCGACACCTCGCTGTAGCAGATGCGCAATCCGCGTCGTGATGACACGCGTTTTGCCCGTGCCGGCCCCGGCGAGCACGAGCAGGGGGCCCTCGGTGGTGAGAACCGCCTCACGCTGGTAGGGATTCAGCCCCTGGAGATGGTCTCGGGACGCAGTGTTCTCTATGCGGTAGCGGGAGGTGCTCAAGCTTCGGGGGCTCTGCGAAAATTCGTCGGATGGCCTCGATGCAACCGATGCACTATAACGTGGCAGCGCGGAACCGCCAACCCTGCGTATCGGCCGCTATAAGTCACCAGCGCCCAAGCTGCGGTCACCAGGGCTCAGGCGAACCGTCGACGACGGGCGCGGCGGCGCGGTTTTCTCGAGCTCGGCGGCGTAGCTCGTCGTTCCGGGTTGGCTCGGTGTGGGCGGCGGAAACCAGGGGCGCGAGATGGTTGCGGTTGTACACGGTGCGAGCTGGGCTCGAATCCTGGAATCACCTCGCTTGGAATCTGGCGGGAGAGCAAACGCTGGATTGCGCGGAGGAGCTCGGTCTCCTCGCTCGAGACGAGAGAGACGGCTTCGCCCGCCTCACCCGCGCGACCCGTTCGTCCGATGCGGTGCACGTAATCTTCGGGGACGTGCGGAAGCTCATAGTTGACGACGTAGGGCAAACGCTCGATGTCGAGCCCTCGGGCCGCGATGTCGGTGGCGACGAGGACGTCCAAGTTGCCGCGCTTGAAGCTCGTGAGGGTACGCGTGCGCGCGCCTTGCGTCTTATTGCTGTGGATCGCGTCGGCGCGGATGCCGTCCCTCTTCAAGTTGCGTGTCAACCGGTCGGCGCCGCGCTTGGTTCGACAGAACACGAGTGTCTTTCCCGCGTCGCGCGAGCCGATGAGATGAGTGAGGAGAGCCTCCTTGCGTGAACGGTCGACGGGGTGGACGAGCTGGCTCACAGTGTCGGCCGTCGGCCGGCTGGCGGCGACTTGCACCGTCACCGGGTCTCGGAGGAAGCGGTCCGCGAGCTCGCGAACTTCTTTGGACACGGTCGCGGAGAACAGCAAGCTCTGGCGCTCGGAAGGAAGCTCCGCGAGAATCTTGCGGATATCGTGGATGAACCCCATGTCGAGCATACGGTCGCCTTCGTCCAGGACGAGGATCTCGACCTTGCTGAGATCCACGGTACCTTGTCGGACGTGATCGAGGAGGCGTCCCGGCGTAGCGATCAGGACATCGACGCCGCGACGGAGCGCCTTCGCCTGGGGGAAGAAGCCCACGCCGCCGAAAACGACGGTTGAGCTCGAGCGAAGATAGCGCCCATAGGTCTTCACGCTCTCTTGGACCTGCGCCGCGAGCTCGCGCGTCGGTGTAAGGATGAGAGCTCGCACGGCGCCCCGCGGTACGCGTTTCGCGGAGGCCTCGCTCAGCCGCTGTAGCATGGGCAACGTAAATCCCGCGGTTTTTCCGGTGCCCGTTTGGGCGCGGCCGATGAGATCGCTCCCTCGCAGGATCGGCGGTATACATTGCTCCTGAATCGGCGTGGGCTCGACGTAGCCCTGTTCGGAAATGGCGCGAAGAAGTTCGGCCGACAGGCCGAGCGCATCAAAGGGTGTAGACAAAAAGGTAGCTCCTGAATCGGCCTACCCGGCGCTCACGCGCGGGGCCGATCTAGGCGAAAACGTTGTTGTTGTTCGGGGGAAGCCGGAAAAGGATTACCGCGAAAAGCCCGGCGCAGATCGGAATGCGTCCTAACTCGCAACGACTATAACACGAATCGCCCCGCTCACCAAGACCAGGGCTGACCGATCCGGTAAGGTTCGGCCACACGATGGGAAGGTGGGGGGCTCAGCTCGAATAGATCGACCACGCCCAGCCGTTCGAAACGACATGCTCTTTGAGCTCGAGTGTCGACAGGCGCAATTCCGAATCGTGAGTCAGCAAACAGAGTCTTGTGCCGGGCGCCAACGATTCGACGACGAACTGCGCGAGCGCGTCCTGGTTCCCGTCGGGATAATTGAAAACAAACCCGACGCGGCTAAGTTGGATCGCTCCGAGCTCATAAGTGTCAATCCGGCGGTAGTCGCCACGGATGACGCGCAACCGCTCAGGACGATCGACCAAACGGTTTCGCGTCAATGTTTCCACGTTGGCGTTCGCCCGGTGATAGAGCCCCTCGTCGGATTCGATCCCGACCACGTCGAGCTCGGGCACCACCTGCGCCAATGCCGCGAGAACCCGCCCATCGCCGGTGCCCGCGTCGACGACCGTCGTCCGTCCAAGAAGTGGGCGCCGGAAAACATCGTGGAGCTTCATGTCCGTCAACAACGCGACGAGCACGGTGTACGGCATCGGTACCCACTGGCCGAGCGCGGTGATGCGCAGAGGCAGGCTCTGGCGATGGCGTGCCTCGGAGTCGACGAAGATGCGCTCGAGCGCCTTCAGGCGACGACCGTGTCGTGAGAACAGTTGATGCACGAACTCCTCGGACACATCGTAGCTGAGGTTGTCGATTATGTTTTCAAAAATCCTCTCCCGTGCGTCGTTAAAGCGTTTATGAGGGACGCGGTTCGTGGAAGCGCTCTGTCATCGACCCAGCGCGTGGAACGACGTGCTGCGTTTCGGTGGTATTTCGCCGCTCGAGCGGCCCACCAGTGGTATCATTCGGCGCGCTGAGCGAGGGGCGATGATCGGACCGACGCTGTCTCACGCCATCGCTGTCGGCAACCACGTCAACCACGACAGAAGGAGACGCTCGTGACCTTCACCGATGTCCTCGGCCGGTTCACCTGGAACGTCGTCCCCGCCCCGGTCGCGAACCTGCCACTGCCGTGAAGCTCGAGAACGGATCGTCTTTCGGCGCCTACCGGGTCGTCGGGGTTCTCGGCGCCGGAGGGATGGGCGAGGTCTACCGAGCCCACGACCCGAAGCTCAGGCGCGACGTCGCCCTAAAGATCCTTCCCGAGCTTTTCGCCCGGGACGAAGAGAGGATGAAGCGCTTCGAGCGCGAGGCCCACGTCCTCGCGTCGCTCAACCACCCGAACATCGAAGCAATCTACGGCCTCGAAGAATCGGGGGATGAACGAGCGCTCGTGCTCGAGCTCGTGGAAGGGCCGACCCTTGCCGAGCGCAT from the Vicinamibacteria bacterium genome contains:
- a CDS encoding UvrD-helicase domain-containing protein — protein: MSTSRYRIENTASRDHLQGLNPYQREAVLTTEGPLLVLAGAGTGKTRVITTRIAHLLQRGVAPENVLAMTFTNKAAAEMKERVRALVGESARRLTVGTFHAFCLRALKAHGESVGLPRTFTIADASDQLNGIKSAMRELRYSETSMHPSAVLSRISYAKNRLESPESFRASATSDRDELVAAVWTRYQEQLARSRTVDFDDLLVRTLHLLRSDKRVRASFRKQYRYVLVDEYQDTNHPQYEIVREICSGHRNLCVVGDDDQSIYGWRGADIQKILGFHRDFKGAKIVRLELNYRSTRPILDAANAVIRNNASRHDKALQSAIGDGPPVRLTRLRDEMTEARFVVEEIVTSVRLREAKLSDFAVLFRTQTQPRAFEAEMRSAGVPYVLVGGMSFFDRKEVRDILAFLKLVVNPHDETALLRIINTPPRGVGKTAVERALAAATEAGLPVAAMLESGKVDGLSPQALDGYRKLSRALSGSALARDGADLVAGISELLEALDYRSEIRRVYPDPMTREARWAAVEEVLNFAENHIRRSKTPSLAGFLEELALSSADDASTDRQDGGDAVTLMTLHSAKGLEFPRVFLVGLEEGLLPHARSVADGGIEEERRLAYVGITRAMRSLTLSYVSERARYGKRAQTMPSRFLFEMRGKDPPEDWRPVEEAIEERQPEPPRRTRRK
- a CDS encoding DEAD/DEAH box helicase; translated protein: MSTPFDALGLSAELLRAISEQGYVEPTPIQEQCIPPILRGSDLIGRAQTGTGKTAGFTLPMLQRLSEASAKRVPRGAVRALILTPTRELAAQVQESVKTYGRYLRSSSTVVFGGVGFFPQAKALRRGVDVLIATPGRLLDHVRQGTVDLSKVEILVLDEGDRMLDMGFIHDIRKILAELPSERQSLLFSATVSKEVRELADRFLRDPVTVQVAASRPTADTVSQLVHPVDRSRKEALLTHLIGSRDAGKTLVFCRTKRGADRLTRNLKRDGIRADAIHSNKTQGARTRTLTSFKRGNLDVLVATDIAARGLDIERLPYVVNYELPHVPEDYVHRIGRTGRAGEAGEAVSLVSSEETELLRAIQRLLSRQIPSEVIPGFEPSSHRVQPQPSRAPGFRRPHRANPERRATPPSSRKPRRRARRRRFA